The DNA region GTTGTACGGGTAGAGGTTCAACACCGCGTAGACATGCTCGCCTCGGGCGAGGACCAGCCCGTCCTCGTCGCTCTTGACCGGGATCGAGCAGAAGGGACAGCCGTCGTCCGCGCCGGGACCGGTGGGCTTGTTCTCACCCTGGATGTACGCCATGCGGTGCGGTGTCCACAGGCGCTGGAACGCGTCCGGCGTCCCGACCCCGATCTGCTGTTCCGGCTCGCTCGTCATGCGGGCCAGCATAGGACTTTCCAGGTGCGGGGCGGGGCCCCAGGGTGGCTCCCCGGGGCCCGCGACCGGGCCGCTACGAGCGCTGTGCGACCGCCTCCAGCAGCTCCGCGACCGCCTCGTTCTGCGGTACGCCGTTCTTCTGCGTGCCGTCGCGGTAGCGGAAGGAGACGGCGCCAGCGGAGACGTCCTCGTCCCCAGCGATGATCATGAAGGGGACCTTGGACTTCTGCGCGTTGCGGATCTTCTTCTGCATCCGGTCCGCGGAGGAGTCGACTTCGATGCGCAGGCCCTTCTTCTTCGCCTCCGCCGCGAACTCGTTCAGATACGGCACATGTGTGTCGCCGATCGGGATGCACACCGCCTGCACGGGAGCCAGCCACGCCGGGAACGCCCCCGCGTAGTGCTCCAGCAGCACCGCGAAGAACCTCTCGATCGACCCGAAGAGCGCACGGTGGATCATCACCGGCTGCTGACGGGAGCCGTCTGCCGCGGTGTACTCCAGCGCGAAGCGCTTCGGCTGCTGGAAGTCGACCTGGATCGTGGACATCTGCCAGGTCCGCCCGATGGCGTCCTTGGCCTGCACCGAGATCTTCGGCCCGTAGTAGGCGGCGCCGCCCGGGTCCATCACCAGCTCCAGACCCTGCTTCCCGGCGGCCTCGCGCAGCGCCTCGGTGGCCTCCTCCCACTCCTCGGGCTCGCCGATGAACTTCGGGTTCCCCTCCTCGCGGGTGGAGAGTTCGAGGTAGAAGTCGCTGAGGCCGTAGTCGCGCAGCAGATCCAGCACGAAGGTGAGCAGGCTGTCCAGCTCGCCGGGCATCTGCTCCTTGGTGCAGTAGATGTGCGAGTCGTCCTGGGTGAAGCCGCGGGCGCGGGTGAGGCCGTGCACCACGCCCGACTTCTCATAGCGGTAGACCGTCCCGAACTCGAAGAGCCGCAGCGGCAGTTCACGGTACGAACGGCCGCGTGCCTTGAAGATCAGGTTGTGCATCGGGCAGTTCATGGCCTTCAGCCGGTAGTCCTGCCCCTCGAACTCCAGGGGCGGGAACATCGACTCCCCGTAGTTCGGCAGATGCCCCGAGGTCTCGAACAGGCCCTGCTTGGAGATGTGCGGGGTGTTGACGAAGTCGTAGCCCGACTCCTCGTGCCGCTGCCGCGAGTAGTCCTCCATCACCTTGCGTACGACGCCGCCCTTGGGATGGAAGACGGCCAGCCCCGAGCCCAGCTCCTCCGGGATGGAGAACAGGTCGAGTTCGGCACCGAGCTTGCGGTGGTCGCGCTTCTCGGCCTCCGCGAGGAACTCCAGATACGCCTTCAGCTCGTCCTTGGTGGGCCAGGCCGTCCCGTAGATGCGCTGGAGCTGCTTGTTCTTCTCGCTGCCCCGCCAGTACGCGGCGGCGCTGCGCATCAGCTTGAACGCCGGGATCGCCCTGGTCGACGGCAGATGCGGGCCCCGGCACAGGTCCTTCCAGCACAGCTCACCGGACTTGGCGTCCAGATTGTCGTAGATGGTCAGTTCGCCCGCGCCGACCTCCGCGCCGGCGCCCTCGGCGGCCTCTGCCGCGGAGCCCTTCAGCCCGATCAGCTCCAGCTTGTACGGCTCGTCCGCCAGCTCGGCGCGGGCGTCCTCGTCGGTGGTGACACGGCGGGAGAAGCGCTGCCCCTGCTTCTGGATCTGCTGCATCTTCTTCTCGATGAGCTTCAGATCGTCGGGGGTGAAGGGCTCGGGAACGTCGAAGTCGTAGTAGAAGCCGTCCCGTACGGGCGGCCCGATGCCCAGCTTCGCCTCGGGGAACAGCTCCTGCACGGCCTGCGCCATCACATGCGCGGTGGAGTGGCGGAGGATGTCGAGGCCGTCCTGGCTGGTCAGTTCCACGGGCTCGACCTCGTCGCCCTCGGCGATCTCGTAAGCGAGGTCCTTCAGCTCGCCCGCCACGCGTGCGGCCACGACGGAGCGCTCGCCCTCGAAGAGAGCGGCGGCAGTCGTGCCCGTCGTCACCACGCGCTCTTCCCGCTCGGAATCGCGTTGGATGATCACACGGACATCGGTCACCGGTCTCTCCTGACTGTCGTTTCGCCGAGCGCCGACGGGCGTCGTGCGCAGCTCGAATCGTACCGAGAGCGGTCCCCTTCCCGCGAAACGGTTACCTGCCCGGGGGCCTCCCCGTCCCCGCGCCCCCGGCCGGGCCTTCGTCCCCGATTCCCTTACGGCCGCCCGCGGTTGACCGCTCACGCGGTGCGGTATCAGTTGCGCGGGCGCCCTTACGGAGGGGAGTGGTGCCATGACCCCCTGGTACGAGGGGCCGCTCGCGGCACTGACCCTGCGGTCCCGCGTGAGCGTCCCGCGGCAGGGCACACACCGAGGCGCCGATCCGGAACACGACCGCGATCCGGAAGACGACCGGCTGTGCGGCGCGGTCGTCGTCGTCCAGCGGGCCGCCGCCGCACCCGCGGAGGTGTACACCCCACCCGGCACATCGAGCGCCGCCGGCGACACCAAGCGACGTTCCCTCCGGCCGCCTCGCCTGCGAGACGGCCCGCGCCCTGGCGGTCCACGCCTCCGGCGCTCCCCTCGTCGTACTGGACCCGCCGTACGATCTGACGCTGCTGGACCGGGAGTTGAGGCGGCACGGCCATGCGCCGCTCCCCCGCAGCCTGGGCGGTCGCGGCATGTGCGTACTCGATCCGGTGCTGCTCGACCGGCGTCTGCGCCGCGCTGCGGGCTCCCCCGGCCCCCGTCGCGACCCGGGCCCGGCCGACGCCCATGCCCATGCCCCTAGCGGTCTGATCCGCCTCTGCGGCGCCTACGGCGTACCGGCACCCGCGGACACCCTCCAGGACGAGGCAGCCGCCGCACTGACGATCACACGCGCCCTGGGCCGTCACTTCGCGCATCGCCTCGCGGGACTGACGCCTGCCGCGCTCCACACCCTCCAGGCCGTCTGGTTCGCCGCCGAAGCGGACGGCCCCGCTCCGTGGTTCACCGGCGGCAGCCGACGGCAGTCGGACCACATCTGGCCTCTGCGCCCGGCGAGGACGCCCTGACCCACCTCCGCACACGAAGAGACCGGCCCGTCGACTGACGGACCGGCCTCAACTGCACGTGGGCGATACTGGGTTCGAACCAGTGACCTCTTCGGTGTGAACGAAGCGCTCTCCCGCTGAGCTAATCGCCCGCTCGCGGCACGTGCAGAACCATACAGTGCCGCTCAGTCATCGACCAAACCCCTTCCGAGCCACCGCTGGAGACCCCGGCGCCCGGCCGCCATCATCAGCGCGTGGTTGGCACGGAAGAGCGGACGCGCGGGCGCCGCCAGCCACCGCAGCAGCGGCCTGCGTACCTCGACTTGCTGCTCGTACACCGCCACCGCGCCCCCGGGCCCCGCACCGCCCTGCCGTGCCGTCTCCCCCGTGACGGTCCAGCGCGCCCACCCGGCCATGTCCCCGCCGATCTCCAACTCCAGTACGCCCGCGGCCGGATCGTGCCGAAGCGCCTTCCCGGTGATCCACAGATCCAGAGGCAGTACGGACCGGATGCGCGCGCTCCCGGCCGACTCCTCCAGCGCGCGCACCTCCCGTACTTGAGGCCACCAGGCCGGGTACTCCTCCGCACGCTCCAGCACCGCGTAGACCTTTTCGGGAGCGGCGTCGAGACGCCATACGCTGCGAAAGGCGAAGCGGTGACGCCTGCCCGCGCTCATCGGCGCCCTCCTCACGACGCTCTCCACGGACGGCCGTTCACCTCGGCGCCCGCTGCTCCCGGCGCATCCTGCCACGGCACCCGGGCACCGCCGCGGCACCGCATCGGCCGAATTCACCTGTTCCGGCGGCGACTTCACTTCTTGTCGCACAGCCGGAAAGCCGAAGCCCTTAATTACCGATGAAGTGAATTCCCCGAAGCGACCGAAGCAGCCCTTAATGCACAAAACAGAGGCCCGGACGAATGCCCGGACCTCTGGAGAAGCGGTGGGCGATACTGGGTTCGAACCAGTGGCCTCTTCGGTGTGAACGAAGCGCTCTCCCACTGAGCTAATCGCCCGCTGCGCGCACAAGATTACCGCATGTCAGCCGGTGCTCAGGACCGTGATCAGGACCGCACTGCCGCCCGCGCGCACCCGCACCGTCAACGCACTCTGGTCAACTCCCTGCGCCTGCGCCGCTCCTGCCGCCGGACCTTCAGCCGGTGCGTCCACTCCAGCACCTGCCGCTTCGTCCAGCGCAGCACGCGCTGTGCCCAGGAGAACTCCGTCGCCCACAGCCCGATGCCCGCGAAGATGATCAGCCAGCCCGGACCGGGCAGCGGCAGCAGAACCACGCCGCCGGCGACGACCGCCAGCCCGACGAGGAAGATCACCACCTGCCAGGTGCGGTGCAGCGGCCTGGACGCCTTGATGAACCGCGGCGCCCGTGAACCCAGGGGTTTACGGTCACTCTCTGCGTACATAACCCCAACGTAACCGAAGCCGGAGCGGTCACCGGAATAGCCGTACGCGATAAAAACGCCACAGGCCATATCAAGGGCTGTATTGCTCGCATAACGGTCAGAGGGGTTTACAACCGACGAGTACGTGGCATGTCGATTTCGCCGACGTGCGAACCCCCGAGCGCACACTGAGCGAAAGGCCCTGGCGCTTATGAACACCACGGTCAGCTGCGAGCTGCACCTGCGCCTCGTTGTTTCGAGCGAGTCATCACTGCCGGTACCCGCGGGGCTGCGGTACGACACGGCCGATCCCTATGCCGTCCACGCCACCTTCCACACCGGCGCCGAGGAGACCGTCGAATGGGTCTTCGCGCGCGATCTCCTGGCCGAGGGCCTCCACAGGCCCACCGGCACCGGAGACGTCCGCGTATGGCCCTCCCGGAGCCACGGCCAGGGAGTCGTCTGCATCGCCCTCAGCT from Streptomyces marispadix includes:
- the thrS gene encoding threonine--tRNA ligase, which translates into the protein MTDVRVIIQRDSEREERVVTTGTTAAALFEGERSVVAARVAGELKDLAYEIAEGDEVEPVELTSQDGLDILRHSTAHVMAQAVQELFPEAKLGIGPPVRDGFYYDFDVPEPFTPDDLKLIEKKMQQIQKQGQRFSRRVTTDEDARAELADEPYKLELIGLKGSAAEAAEGAGAEVGAGELTIYDNLDAKSGELCWKDLCRGPHLPSTRAIPAFKLMRSAAAYWRGSEKNKQLQRIYGTAWPTKDELKAYLEFLAEAEKRDHRKLGAELDLFSIPEELGSGLAVFHPKGGVVRKVMEDYSRQRHEESGYDFVNTPHISKQGLFETSGHLPNYGESMFPPLEFEGQDYRLKAMNCPMHNLIFKARGRSYRELPLRLFEFGTVYRYEKSGVVHGLTRARGFTQDDSHIYCTKEQMPGELDSLLTFVLDLLRDYGLSDFYLELSTREEGNPKFIGEPEEWEEATEALREAAGKQGLELVMDPGGAAYYGPKISVQAKDAIGRTWQMSTIQVDFQQPKRFALEYTAADGSRQQPVMIHRALFGSIERFFAVLLEHYAGAFPAWLAPVQAVCIPIGDTHVPYLNEFAAEAKKKGLRIEVDSSADRMQKKIRNAQKSKVPFMIIAGDEDVSAGAVSFRYRDGTQKNGVPQNEAVAELLEAVAQRS
- a CDS encoding SRPBCC family protein, with translation MSAGRRHRFAFRSVWRLDAAPEKVYAVLERAEEYPAWWPQVREVRALEESAGSARIRSVLPLDLWITGKALRHDPAAGVLELEIGGDMAGWARWTVTGETARQGGAGPGGAVAVYEQQVEVRRPLLRWLAAPARPLFRANHALMMAAGRRGLQRWLGRGLVDD
- a CDS encoding TIGR02611 family protein: MYAESDRKPLGSRAPRFIKASRPLHRTWQVVIFLVGLAVVAGGVVLLPLPGPGWLIIFAGIGLWATEFSWAQRVLRWTKRQVLEWTHRLKVRRQERRRRRELTRVR
- a CDS encoding SsgA family sporulation/cell division regulator; this encodes MNTTVSCELHLRLVVSSESSLPVPAGLRYDTADPYAVHATFHTGAEETVEWVFARDLLAEGLHRPTGTGDVRVWPSRSHGQGVVCIALSSPEGEALLEAPARALESFLKRTDAAVPPGTEHRHFDLDTELSHILAES